The stretch of DNA TTTCCCATGTAAACCCTTCACCAGAAACGAAAAACTGGCATTTCTCCGCAAAGCGGTCGCGCAGGAACGTCTTTTCGCCCGTATCCCAATTTCCCTTGATGAACTGCACCACGGCGCAAGGCATCCCATGTGCGATGCAGCGCATGATCATCCCGAACCCGGACGAGGATTTGCCCTTGCCCGGTCCCGTATGGACGATGATCAGACCTTTTTCTTCGGTCTTGGTCTCCATCATCTTGTCGCGGGCGGCCTTGATCTTTTTCATCTTGGCGTTGTGGCGTTCGGTGATGTCGTCCATGGCGTCCTCCTTGCGACTGAGCCATGTGGTGCCATGGATTTGCCGGCAGTGCCAGCGTCGTTGGCGCTTGACTCCGCTGGCGGTCGGTCGCACTACGGTGATGTTGGTGCCCGAGGTTTGCTTCGGGTGAAAAGGGAATGCCGCGGGCCGCAAGGTCCAAACGCAGCCGCCCCCGCGACCGTGACCGGAAAGGGTGCTCCACGCCACTGGCCAAAGGCCGGGAAGGCAGGGCAACCGCAGAGGCCCCCGATGGATGCCTCAAGATCCGCAAGCCGGGAGACCTGCCAGCCAGAGGAAGACGAAACCGGACGGGGTGTGCCGGGTGTCGGGACGCCACGGCCAGTCGCCGCCCGCCATCTGCCATGCCGTCCCCCGATAGGGAACACACATGGCCGATCTGCCCCCCGTGGAACTCTTGGTCTGCGTGAAATGCCGCCGCGAGCTGGACGTGCCCGAAGGCGGCACACGCCCCGGCGAAGCGCTGCATGCAGAACTCGCAAACCGCACCATGTCCGAGGGCGTGACGCTCAAGGCCGTCGAATGCCTCTCCAACTGCTCATCCGGCTGCTCCGTCGCCGTCCGCGGCGGCGCGCAGCGCTGGACCTATGTCTACGGTAACCTGATGGAGGACCGCGACGCCGACATGGTTGTCGACGGCATCTCCAAATACGCTGCAACTGCCGACGGTATCGTCCCCTGGCGCGAACGCCCCGAACATTTCCGTAAAAACTGCATCGCCCGCATCCCCCCGCAGGAGTTCTGATATGGCCAACCTCAACAAAGTCCCCGTCACCGTCATCACCGGCTTTCTCGGCTCGGGCAAAACCACCCTTGTGCGTCACCTGATGCAGAACCCGCAGGGCAAGCGCCTTGCTGTCGTGGTCAATGAATTTGGCGACGTGGGTGTCGATGGCGACATCCTCAAAAGCTGCGCCATCCCCGATTGTCCTGCCGAAAATATCATGGAACTGGCCAACGGCTGCATCTGCTGCACCGTGGCCGACGACTTCATCCCGACAATCGAGGCGCTCATGGCCCTCGACCCGCAACCCGAGCATATCCTGATCGAAACCTCGGGCCTCGCCCTGCCCAAACCGCTTCTCAAGGCCTTCGACTGGCCCGATATCCGCAGCCGCATCACCGTGGACGGCGTGATCGCGCTGGCGGATGCCGAGGCTGTGGCCGCAGGCCGGTTCGCCCCTGACGTCGCCGCCGTAGACGCGCAGCGCGAAGCCGATGACAGCCTTGATCACGAAACGCCGCT from Tateyamaria omphalii encodes:
- a CDS encoding DUF1636 family protein translates to MADLPPVELLVCVKCRRELDVPEGGTRPGEALHAELANRTMSEGVTLKAVECLSNCSSGCSVAVRGGAQRWTYVYGNLMEDRDADMVVDGISKYAATADGIVPWRERPEHFRKNCIARIPPQEF